The sequence below is a genomic window from Silene latifolia isolate original U9 population chromosome 7, ASM4854445v1, whole genome shotgun sequence.
tgtaaaagaaaatgatcattTGTGGAAATATAAAAAGTTAAAATGATTAAAGCAGAGAAAATGGTGGAGAATTTATATGAAGGCGAAGGAGTTGCGTTGCTAAAAAACAATCCTCCACCATCTCCGCCACCGTAGAAGCCACTATCTCCCGGTGGAGCATTAGCGCCACCGCTGAACATCCCTCCCGGCACTGTACCGGTACTGCCAGGAAATAGCCCGCCCCCGACACTAAAACCACTACCTCTTGATCCTGGACCCGCTATGCCAGCTGGTGCACCCCTGCATACATCATTCACAGCATAAGAAAAAAAACCCAAGTTGATTATCTATAGCAATGCGCTTGTAAAGTTGTATATAAGTTCTTTCAGGTCCATCTTCTGATTGAAGCAGGATTTGATATAACGAAACTCAATATACATTAAACGTTTCAAGGGTTCAAGATGCTAAAATAAGGAAGCAACATAGGAAAAAAAATTTAACTAAAGACTCAATAACTACCTTGCTAAGAGAGGACGGTGGCactactaaggccctgttcttttggactgaaacttataggatctcgaatcgaatcgaacttataggatcgaatcgatctcgaacttataggatccgaatcgaatcgaacttataggatcggaatcgaacttataggatcgaatcgaatcgaacttataggatctcgaatcgaatcgaacttataagatcgaacttttctgaactgaacttatatgagccgaacttaacttaattttattttattttattttatttaacttaactattactattactattactattattattactattactactattactattactatttactattactattactattactattactattactattattattattattattattattattattattattattattacttgccaagagagaacattgataaaagaaaaattagtgtaaaacacaaggtaaaataataaaaaatttcCCTTTTATATgtattggtttgttcatacattatactacgattacattacgataacaaataaatcacatattatatctttttttctaatcatttatttccatattatcataatCCTCGTCACTTTCATCTTCACTACCACTCTCAACAACGGATCCATTACCTCGCTAAATGTTTTTGACTTTGTTTCGTACCTAATACATGGCCTTATTCCGCTTTTTATCAAACATGCCCAGATCTATTATGACGCTAAAATTATTAATGAGAGcagtgatttttttttaaaaaataataatgtatgtatcgaataatttaattaatgtcaaatgtttttatatcggtctttaaaaataatactccgtatatagcttttctgaactaaatttataggatttgaatttttctgaactgaatttataggatctgaactgaacttataggatatgaactgaactaaactgaacttataggatctgaactgaacttattggatctgaactgaactgaacttataggatctgaactgaacttataggatctgaactgaactgaacttataggatgtgaagtgaactgaaattaagtgactttaagtccaaaagaacagggcctaaaccCCTCAATCGTACTGGGTTACTTATTGACTTTTAATCAAATGTAATACATTTCGACACTAATTAATGTTCATTGTTAACCGGAAATATTTGAGTATTTTAATCTACTTCAAACATATACAACAATCTTAATATAAGGTCCCGTGATAGAGAAATAGCAGCATTTGCCATGCTTCCCTTAGCTAATAATGTACTTCGTACACTATTGTAATCTTGTCATCATTTCATAAATGCCTTGTTTTCTAGACAACTACTAATAATAATGCATGGGAAAAATGGTTTATATGACAAAGACTTGAAAATATCTCcatcattcaatatacttatATCAAGAATTGACAAAAGCCATCAAATTAAAAGTTTCCAATATTTTGTTTTCTAACTTCAAAATTTTCACATTGACAAATAACTAGTTTATTTTGGTATGACAATATATAAGATTAATAATTTTATAATCGGACTGCATATGTTATATGTTATGTTATTTCAATGCGCATGAAGTAGgaaaaaaaacacaattatttACCACCTTTATTTCAATCAAATGAATAAACCATGTTTATATGAGTAAATTTGAACAAAGTGTGAAGTTATCGACTTAAATCTAAACTTTTAAACCATAAATATAGCAGAACAACGAGGACATCATAAAAGATATTGGATATTTTATCAATCTTACTTATATTTTAGTCCTAATTCACCCCCCTCCTCCCTTAAAATGGCCGATCATATTAGAATTATTATTCCGAGTTTAAATCCTGATCCCGTCGCCTAGAGAAAAcagagaagaaaagaaaagataaAGAGAAAAGTACGGACCCATTGGGAAGAAGGATGCCGGCATTGTTGGTAAGTTGGTCAATATAAGCGGCAGGTTGAGGCTGCATACTTGAAGCCAAAGTGAATTGAGGAGTGACACCATCACCTGATGGTACAAAAAATGCTCCATTTACCATCAAGTCTCCTTCTGTTCTCCAATTCCACTCCGCCCATTCCTCTTCACCTGCATCCAACCGCTTTGTCACCTGTATTTCATATCccattaatttatttattattcacTTGTTAACTACTTTTCAAtcatttcttttaaaaaaaagGATTTTAGTAGAAAAATATGAGAGTAGCTGAGTACGGTGTCACTGAACTCGGTTACGTTGGAACTTAGTAAGAGTCAGTAACACCCACACATTTTTCGTAACTAAAACTAGTGAATCTAAGTGATAATGTTAAATATAGTCCCCTATTTTTCTACTTTCACCACAAAAAAAGTGTATACAAGAACAATGTAGCCTTGCGACTAAAAGGATTTGAGGAAGTTTGACCAGAATCATTGCATAACACTATTGAAAAGGCGCGGGTAAAATAAGGATAAATCTGATGCAAGATACTCCTTCGGTCCTAGTTAATTCTTTATGTTTGAAATTGGAAGAAAAATGTGTTGCAGAACACAAAAATTTGGATAAAGTAACGTACAcataggaagaaaaaaaaaacatctacttcaaaaaaaatagaaacctaaaAACCGAAATGACTAAGACACCCCAAATAGAAATAATATAGAGAAATGGCAGGGACGGAAGGAGTAAACGAAAAGTGTATCTTTTAAAATAGAAAGCATTGATTTCAACTAGAAATGGAAGGGAAAAGAATCAAAAGGACAAATCTATGAGGCATATAATTACCTTGAAAGTTAATGGATGTAGAAAGATATGATGCTAAATTACTTTGAATGAAGGTCGAAAGCAGTGTAAGCTCAAAATGTCAGTTAGTGAAGTGAGCTTATTCACTATTGAATTGCTAAAACGAGCAGTCTTAATCAAAATTATGAATACTTTGTTAAAagaaagtaacatttcaactactTGGATAATTTGGATTCCCTAATGCAAGTGGACCTTAATAGTAGAATATTATCACATGGAAGATATAAAGACTTTTGAGGCTTCCCCTTTTAAAAAGAACACTAAGAGCACTGCAGAAGATATAATGGGACATAAATCAACAATGGCATGATATGGACAATGGAGTACCTCTTTGGCATTTGGATTTGGTGGTGCTATGTATCGATTTCCTTGACTATTGATCGTTGGCCGGGAGCTCCCACCCACGGCGTACTCTCCCCAGCTCGTATAGTCATTGTTCACTACATGGAAATATCCGAACCTACACCTAGGCATCCTTTGAGTTAATGCTTCACCAAAACGATTAAATGCCACTGTGATCTGCATTCCGCGGTCTTGTGGATAGTCATCACTATGTCCTAGTAGCATAACCTTGTCATGGTGAGAAAAATAGTTGTTTGATATTGTTATCGCGGTGGACCCCACCGTGCAATCTATTAGACCGTCAGCGCAATTAGCCAAAGTGCAATGGTCTACCCACACATTGCTAGACGAGAATATGTGGATCCCATCACCGTCCGAATTCTTAGGGTAACAATGGTGTATGTTAATGTTATGGATTATAACATTTGTGACATGTTCAATTGAAATGCACCCTCCACCGGTTATCTCAACATGTGCACCGCGTCCATCAATGGTCTTAAAACTAGTCACCATTAGGGGACTGTTAAGTTTAATTAGCATGTCGGCCGCAAATATTATCCACACTGGACCCGGTTGGCTTACTGCATCTCGTAAAGTCCCGGGTTTTGGTTGGTGCGGGTCTGGATCCGACGAGTCCGTGACCACATAAATAGGTCCACCTTTGCCTCCAATAGCCTTATAACCAAACCCGATTGCACAATCAGCCAATTGTTGACGATTCGCAGCCCAATTTGGGTCACATTTCCAACAATCATCAATTGGGTTGCCAGTAACACAAGAAAGTTGATCCTTGTCTTCAAATGTTAGGGTTTTCCTTCTCCATAGAGAAACATTAACTCTCCTGCAAGAAAAGCAGAGAACATTCAACAACCCTATATTCAATGCAactaaaaatataatataatattattaaaaatcaTAGAAATTGAGCAGTACCCATTTAAAATTAGACAAAACCCAGATGAAATTTGTCAAAAAGCAATAAACTTGGACTGGTAAACTCAAAATTTGACATACCCAGATGGAATTTTTCTCAAAACAGAGGAAAAACAGAACAATTACACATAAAGAATTACAACAGTTATTATAGGCGTCACCAGGTGGTACTGAGTTTCAGTACCACCAGGTGGTGGCCGTGGCCGTGGCCATGGGCATGGGGTTATCTCATTTTCCTAAAGGTAGTGCATTATCATTGTACACAAGATTATGGCTTAATTAAAAGAAACTTTACTACAAAAACATGATAAGAATGAGGTAATGTGAGTTTTTTTTACCTGTGAAATTCTTGGACAATGTGTTCAGGATAAGGGTGTTCATGTGGGAGAGTAAGATTTAAGGAAATAGAAGAAGAAAAGCTGCAGAAACAAGAAAAAAGTAGAATAAAAGTGACAAAAATACAAGATATTTGTAGCATTTTTGCCATTGAAATTGTTGGGCCCAAAATAAATAAAGATTCTCAAATGTGGTTACCAAAAAGACTTGGTGGAAAATATATAGAatgaagaatttttttttttttgaaggaataGTAATGCAAGTGgattaataaaaataataattctaATGTGAAAAGGGTTTAACTAAGGGTTTGGGTGTATATGGTTATTTGAttaagaagaaaggaagaaaattaATGGTGATTGTGACAAGATGAGAGTGAAGAGAAGAAGGAGAAGCGGGAAACAAGGAATCACCCGCCATTATCTCCTACCTTGCTTCCTCATCATTATAAAAGAATGCGGCTATGTTTTGTTGATTTTTGTGAGCCGGCTATTCTTTCTTTTTGTTGTTTATATACTTTTGTTATACCTTGATTTTGGAAACAATTTATGACGTCACATTGTGAATTTTATGGTACAAGTAATATAGGTGCCGTTTGGCCTAGTTTATGTGAAATAACTTTTACTTTTTAGAATGAGTTTTTTTCATAAACTACTTTTTGAAAAAGTTGTGGTTGTTTGGCTTAACTTTTGTAAAAGTAGTTTCTTAACAAATTGATGTATTTGGCCTACTActgttttttagtttttttttttagtttccaTAATCCTAAGAGTTTTTGGGAGAAGTAGTTATAAGATCAATTTGGTCTTGTTTTAGTATTTCTTTATTAACTTCTGACTTTTCAAAAGTAGTTTTttatctccctaaattatagtgtttGGCCCAGCTTCTACTTTTACAATTAGAAAAGCACTTAGAAAGTTTGACCAAACACCCCCATAATTTCGTAGGCTCGTTTTTGTTATTAAGGAAAATTTGGCATATTGTTTGTTATAACCTACGGAGtataaggaaaaccaaattgtTGTGTGAGACCATTTTTTTATATAAGACTAACCCAATAAGAGAAAGTCAATAAAATTAATTGATAAATAtatattaaaatattttattttgataacctaataAGTATTTTATATATATAACTTGCATTTTTAAATGTGTCGGATTGTCGGTATTCATCATAAGATTTCggattattaaaataaagtttaaatataaataaaaaaattaattttcGGCTATACTCCTTTTGGGCCAGTCCTATACTATAAGACGGTCCTATAGAAGAGTTGTTGATAAGGAAAATATATCAAGTCAACAGAAAGTCTGAGGGTCATTTTTGTGTGAAGGCTTCAGACGGTTATATGTAACTCATTTACAACCAACTATGAGCTTGTTTAAGTGACAACATTTTTATGGTACAAAAGTTGACTCAATTTAAGTGGTCACATTTTACCTTAAACATGATGACAAAAGATCGTCTGAAGGTTTCAAACGGAATTTGTCGTCTGAAATAAAACTTAGTGTCAAGTTAATACGTTAACATAACACCGCACGTATTAAGGAAAACGTTAAAGACATTTAAAATTGCGTTTGGCAAatcatcaatactatatattaattccagaaaccaagggatttcaatgtaattaaataaatctatacaaattaattatactgtATAGTTTTTAATCATAGCACTGTGTGATGAACCTGaacaagggatttcaatgtaaatattatatagttttggttgaagtataaatttagagaatactataatatgatgattttccttaaaataacatgccccacttatggtattaattatttaacatacacgaatatattatactccctcctactCTTAATAACCCTCCATATTCATGGAGGGCACGGGAATTAAGGGAGGAGCGTATTATATgataaagtattgtagtggggtagAAGATTGGAGAGAGGtaaggtattgtgtgattaaaataagtattgttgtggggtaagttgattaaaataagtatttttgtggggtaagatgattaaaataagataaagtatgagttttgtggggtattgttgtggggtggggtgattaaaataagtataaaagtttgccaaataaggaaatagggagaatattgtgaatagacgaaaaaggaaatagagagagttatttagaataggagggagtaatataagtattttatattttggaaactattaaaaggtaaataaatcaatctagatttccaaaaaatataattttccataattcattagatttgtaatttaattagccaataataatgattgctcttaaataatattttaatctaagatttatttaaatatataactctaatacaactagataatcaactactatgatatgatagtaaccacccatgtgagtagtaaaagtaacaataatagcAACCGGAGTGAATGTCATACTAACGGGAATGAtagtagtgaaattaacaataataaatgcgggagtagtgaaagaaaaaaattatgacggcgggagaagtgaaagtaatagtactATAGTAGTCACACaacatgtaatgaaagtaacagtaggaacaaatgagagagtatgaaaaattaa
It includes:
- the LOC141592020 gene encoding putative pectate lyase 5 produces the protein MAKMLQISCIFVTFILLFSCFCSFSSSISLNLTLPHEHPYPEHIVQEFHRRVNVSLWRRKTLTFEDKDQLSCVTGNPIDDCWKCDPNWAANRQQLADCAIGFGYKAIGGKGGPIYVVTDSSDPDPHQPKPGTLRDAVSQPGPVWIIFAADMLIKLNSPLMVTSFKTIDGRGAHVEITGGGCISIEHVTNVIIHNINIHHCYPKNSDGDGIHIFSSSNVWVDHCTLANCADGLIDCTVGSTAITISNNYFSHHDKVMLLGHSDDYPQDRGMQITVAFNRFGEALTQRMPRCRFGYFHVVNNDYTSWGEYAVGGSSRPTINSQGNRYIAPPNPNAKEVTKRLDAGEEEWAEWNWRTEGDLMVNGAFFVPSGDGVTPQFTLASSMQPQPAAYIDQLTNNAGILLPNGGAPAGIAGPGSRGSGFSVGGGLFPGSTGTVPGGMFSGGANAPPGDSGFYGGGDGGGLFFSNATPSPSYKFSTIFSALIILTFYISTNDHFLLQFDS